In Xenopus laevis strain J_2021 chromosome 2S, Xenopus_laevis_v10.1, whole genome shotgun sequence, a genomic segment contains:
- the elf3.S gene encoding ETS-related transcription factor Elf-3, whose amino-acid sequence MHTEPAMATSEIGNIFSTYFSTMYSVSPVQPVPDSLMPTQDGDKFLTFVTQDLTSELTAQPSGWSSDVPDMWSQQQVMDWISYNVEKNKWDASTINTSQCEMDGQHLCQLNKEDMTRIFGGLGDKLYDHLCHLREWTFSCDSSPGEYMLKFHLTKDPSDWDLICDFIKSEDNQLGIKKEIEYDDFSIKMADYGYYPDPISPASSGSCGSGMEAYSPQTRDSLGSDLEVEVKHSRDDFLSCNKNDGALNKRRRGRPRKLNLDSRDILETKKSKNSARGSHLWEFIRDILLHPDLNQGLLKWEDRSEGVFKFLRSEAVAQLWGQKKKNSSMTYEKLSRAMRYYYKREILERVDGRRLVYKFGKNASGWRLGDNGISGS is encoded by the exons ATGCACACAG AACCGGCAATGGCGACAAGTGAGATTGGCAACATCTTCAGCACTTACTTCTCTACCATGTACTCCGTGTCTCCAGTGCAACCTGTGCCAGACAGTTTAATGCCAACCCAGGATGGGGACAAGTTCCTGACATTTGTAACACAAGACCTCACCAGTGAACTAACAG CTCAGCCTTCTGGGTGGTCCTCTGATGTGCCCGACATGTGGTCCCAGCAGCAAGTCATGGACTGGATCAGTTACAATGTGGAGAAAAACAAATGGGATGCCAGCACCATTAATACAAGTCAGTGTGAAATGGATGGACAGCATCTGTGTCAGCTGAACAAAGAAGACATGACCAGAATATTTGGGGGACTTGGAGACAAATTATATGATCACCTTTGCCATCTTAGAGAAT GGACATTCTCTTGTGACTCTTCTCCTGGCGAGTATATGCTCAAGTTTCATCTTACAAAAG ATCCTTCTGACTGGGATTTGATATGCGATTTTATCAAAAGTGAAGATAATCAGCTTGGGATCAAGAAGGAAATAG AATATGATGACTTTTCTATAAAGATGGCAGACTATGGCTATTACCCTGATCCAATTTCTCCAGCAAGCTCTGGATCCTGTGGCTCTG GTATGGAAGCATACAGCCCCCAAACTAGAGACTCTCTGGGAAGTGACCTTGAAGTGGAAGTCAAACATTCCAGAG atGACTTTTTAAGTTGTAACAAGAATGATGGAGCCCTAAATAAGCGTAGGAGGGGCAGACCACGAAAACTCAACTTGGATAGTCGGGATATCCTGGAAACGAAGAAAAGTAAGAACT CTGCACGTGGTAGTCACCTTTGGGAGTTTATTCGGGACATCCTTCTGCATCCAGATTTGAATCAAGGGCTCTTAAAATGGGAGGACCGGTCAGAAGGGGTGTTCAAGTTCCTGCGATCAGAGGCAGTAGCCCAGCTGTGgggacagaagaagaaaaattcAAGTATGACCTACGAGAAGCTTAGTCGTGCTATGAG GTACTACTATAAGCGAGAAATCCTGGAGCGTGTTGATGGCAGACGATTAGTATATAAATTCGGGAAGAACGCCAGTGGATGGCGTTTGGGGGATAACGGGATCAGTGGGAGCTAA